Proteins from a single region of Hermetia illucens chromosome 3, iHerIll2.2.curated.20191125, whole genome shotgun sequence:
- the LOC119651196 gene encoding protein G12-like: MKVLALVLAAVALCSAAPREEGPGCRAPNGGGLVPVLEEFIDMIPLDQVLEILLTAITSDPEVQTVMEYLSGEEFHGILLSIKNDPEFNGLISFCCQELYIDAAYYINFVLGILGFPEIRSDRAYRAGGLKGMLDEILALVPLDALESLLNEKLATDYYLQLAFKKINSDEFGAVIERLQANVAYVDMKDRLRGYGVDVDGIIDFINKIFHR, translated from the coding sequence CCCGTGAGGAGGGTCCAGGATGCCGTGCCCCAAATGGTGGTGGTCTTGTTCCAGTCCTCGAAGAATTCATTGATATGATTCCACTTGATCAAGTCTTGGAAATCCTTTTGACCGCCATCACCTCTGACCCAGAAGTTCAAACCGTAATGGAATACCTCTCAGGAGAAGAATTCCACGGAATCCTTCTCAGTATCAAGAACGATCCTGAATTCAATGGTTTGATCTCCTTCTGTTGTCAAGAATTGTACATCGATGCTGCCTACTACATCAACTTCGTTCTCGGTATCCTCGGATTCCCTGAAATCCGTTCAGACCGTGCCTACCGCGCTGGAGGATTGAAGGGTATGTTGGATGAAATCCTTGCCCTTGTCCCACTCGATGCTTTGGAATCCCTCCTTAACGAGAAGTTGGCCACCGACTACTACCTCCAATTGGCATTCAAGAAGATCAACTCTGATGAATTCGGTGCCGTCATCGAACGTCTCCAAGCCAATGTTGCCTACGTCGACATGAAGGATCGTCTCCGTGGTTATGGAGTTGATGTTGATGGAATCATTGACTTCATTAACAAGATCTTCCACCGTTAA